Proteins from a single region of Selenihalanaerobacter shriftii:
- the ispD gene encoding 2-C-methyl-D-erythritol 4-phosphate cytidylyltransferase: MESIVAVIPAAGQGRRMGSDLNKQYLSLADKPIVAHTIEKFQEFEQIKDIIVIAREDEIAYCQHEVIDKYKFDKVSQVIKGGQTRQESVYNGLQAVDSAEYVLIHDGARPLLTKELLECTIRELKDYGAVGVAVPVKDTIKMIDNEKFVDKTPDRSKLWAIQTPQAFSYNLILEAYEEAKNEGFVGTDSSMLVERLGKKVKLIHGSYENLKVTTPEDLMIAETIIKGRR, translated from the coding sequence ATGGAGTCAATAGTTGCTGTTATTCCCGCTGCTGGACAAGGTAGAAGGATGGGAAGTGATTTAAATAAGCAGTATCTTTCTTTAGCGGATAAACCTATTGTAGCTCATACTATTGAAAAGTTTCAAGAGTTTGAGCAAATAAAAGATATAATTGTTATAGCTAGAGAAGATGAGATTGCTTACTGTCAGCATGAAGTAATTGATAAGTATAAATTTGATAAAGTAAGTCAGGTAATTAAAGGTGGTCAAACTAGGCAAGAATCAGTTTATAATGGATTACAAGCTGTTGATTCTGCAGAGTATGTACTGATTCATGATGGAGCCCGGCCTTTGCTTACAAAAGAGCTTTTAGAATGTACTATTAGAGAGCTTAAAGATTATGGAGCTGTTGGAGTAGCTGTTCCAGTTAAAGATACAATCAAGATGATAGATAATGAAAAATTTGTAGATAAGACTCCTGATCGTTCTAAATTGTGGGCTATTCAAACTCCTCAAGCTTTTAGCTATAATCTGATTTTAGAAGCTTATGAAGAAGCTAAGAATGAAGGGTTTGTAGGGACTGATAGCTCTATGTTAGTAGAAAGATTAGGTAAGAAAGTTAAATTAATACATGGTAGTTATGAAAACTTGAAAGTAACAACCCCTGAGGATTTAATGATTGCTGAAACAATTATAAAGGGGAGAAGATAA
- the ispF gene encoding 2-C-methyl-D-erythritol 2,4-cyclodiphosphate synthase: protein MRVGIGYDVHRLVNGEKLILGGVNIDHALGLKGHSDADVLVHAIMDAILGAIGAGDIGKHFPDSDSTYKDISSLRLLKKVQELLLEQDYEVNNLDATIIAQEPKLAPYLAQMKEKIANVLNISIIRINLKATTTEGLGFTGNKEGIAVQAIVSVE from the coding sequence ATGAGAGTTGGAATTGGATATGATGTTCATAGATTGGTCAATGGAGAAAAATTAATTTTAGGCGGAGTGAATATAGATCACGCTTTGGGTCTTAAAGGACATTCTGATGCGGATGTTTTGGTGCATGCAATTATGGATGCAATATTAGGAGCCATTGGAGCTGGAGATATTGGTAAGCATTTTCCGGATTCAGATTCTACTTATAAAGATATTTCTAGTTTAAGATTATTAAAAAAGGTCCAAGAATTACTATTAGAACAGGATTATGAGGTTAATAATTTAGATGCTACTATTATTGCTCAAGAGCCTAAATTAGCTCCTTATCTTGCTCAAATGAAAGAAAAAATTGCTAATGTATTGAATATATCAATAATAAGAATAAATCTTAAGGCAACTACAACAGAAGGTTTAGGGTTTACAGGGAATAAAGAAGGTATAGCTGTACAAGCTATAGTCAGTGTAGAATAA